The following proteins come from a genomic window of Pyxidicoccus sp. MSG2:
- a CDS encoding RCC1 domain-containing protein → MLAVALAQLGQTLLLPHRLQRHARLERRVEPLPAPLLHGQATAPAGTFKQLSAGLWHACGVRTDDSVACWGASWNGQGLPPAGAFSHVTAGASHSCGVKVDGTAVCWGDNSSGQGTVPASAFQQLSAGDDHTCGVKADGTVACWGGAYAGENAPPPGTFKQVEAYSFLSCGVRTDDTT, encoded by the coding sequence ATGCTCGCCGTAGCGCTGGCCCAGCTGGGCCAGACGCTCCTTCTCCCGCACCGCCTCCAGCGCCACGCGCGCCTTGAACGCCGCGTCGAACCGCTTCCTGCTCCGCTGCTTCACGGACAGGCCACGGCGCCCGCGGGCACCTTCAAGCAGCTCAGCGCGGGCCTCTGGCATGCGTGTGGCGTGCGGACCGATGACTCCGTGGCCTGCTGGGGCGCGAGCTGGAACGGCCAGGGGCTGCCTCCGGCCGGGGCCTTCAGCCATGTCACCGCGGGCGCCTCGCACAGCTGCGGGGTGAAGGTGGACGGCACGGCGGTCTGCTGGGGCGACAACTCCTCCGGGCAGGGCACCGTCCCGGCCTCGGCCTTCCAGCAGCTCAGCGCGGGCGACGACCACACGTGCGGGGTGAAGGCGGATGGCACCGTGGCCTGCTGGGGGGGCGCCTACGCCGGAGAGAACGCGCCGCCCCCGGGCACCTTCAAGCAGGTGGAGGCCTATTCCTTCCTCAGCTGTGGCGTCCGGACGGACGACACCACGTAA
- a CDS encoding DUF3103 domain-containing protein — protein sequence MVIALLVGLNAGAQARAAALNSAALRNRVSVSLAADKREMALTLAKQDAALRRDLASRLSGEQLAVDLKQWLSTVPSQASVKAAAERADLNIRQRKGLEGEVDSLLQLRLASASMLELLKQGVEPLYAYEPDGNDATWQFIEAFDRFGGVHRLDVHRMPEQPVLVVDIDGRKDLAAGIKLMRERLVAYGQRPMPTLNVGATATATATSTPVTMLDRIYLHDDEEPWISGNAEVYAIVNGVDPSRDEPALDIVDMPYLDTDGTTYYPNQILIFWDRYRWAAANVIIMEHDDNTNYQELVASLFTIASQILTAVGQPEISALVALGSGLVQSMPSNWFTNDDDYVDSFYTLEKGITYTNHAGAGGNAVVYLRPYAIAGQ from the coding sequence ATGGTCATCGCGCTGCTCGTTGGCCTCAACGCAGGGGCCCAGGCTCGAGCCGCTGCCTTGAATTCAGCGGCGCTGCGCAATCGCGTCAGCGTGTCGCTGGCCGCCGACAAGCGCGAGATGGCGCTGACCCTTGCGAAGCAGGATGCGGCGCTGCGAAGGGATCTCGCCTCTCGCTTGAGCGGCGAGCAGCTCGCGGTGGATTTGAAGCAGTGGCTGAGCACTGTACCGTCCCAGGCCTCCGTCAAGGCTGCGGCGGAGCGAGCGGACCTGAACATTCGCCAGCGCAAGGGCCTCGAGGGCGAGGTCGACAGCCTCCTGCAGCTCCGTCTGGCCAGTGCTTCCATGCTGGAGCTGCTGAAGCAAGGCGTTGAGCCCCTCTATGCTTACGAGCCGGATGGGAACGACGCCACGTGGCAATTCATCGAGGCCTTCGATCGCTTTGGCGGCGTGCACCGCCTGGACGTGCACCGCATGCCCGAGCAACCAGTGCTGGTGGTGGACATCGACGGGCGGAAGGACCTGGCCGCTGGCATCAAGCTGATGCGCGAGCGCCTCGTGGCCTACGGCCAGCGTCCCATGCCGACGCTGAACGTGGGCGCCACCGCTACCGCCACCGCCACCAGCACGCCGGTGACGATGCTCGATCGCATCTACCTGCACGACGACGAGGAGCCCTGGATCTCCGGTAACGCGGAGGTCTATGCCATCGTCAACGGAGTCGACCCCAGCCGCGACGAGCCGGCGCTGGATATCGTCGACATGCCCTATCTGGATACTGACGGCACGACCTACTACCCGAACCAGATCCTGATCTTCTGGGACCGCTACCGCTGGGCGGCGGCGAACGTGATCATCATGGAGCACGACGACAACACCAACTATCAGGAGTTGGTGGCCTCACTGTTCACGATCGCGAGCCAGATCCTGACGGCCGTGGGCCAGCCGGAAATCTCCGCCCTGGTGGCCCTGGGCAGCGGACTGGTGCAGAGCATGCCCAGCAACTGGTTCACGAACGACGACGACTACGTTGATTCGTTCTACACCCTGGAGAAGGGCATCACCTACACCAACCATGCCGGAGCAGGCGGCAACGCGGTTGTGTATCTCAGACCGTACGCGATCGCGGGCCAGTAG
- a CDS encoding cytochrome P450, with protein sequence MSRVFPFFSPEVQQDPYPLYAQARAEEPIFFSEDLGMWVATRHADVTAILRDTDRFSSRLTTVSVKEPPPEVVAVMRRGFPRTGSIIHLDPPEHTSVRRSMNTAFTPQRIASLEGAITSLANQLVDSFEATGRTELIARFCGPLPVAVIGDILGVSRADVGKFGQWADDAARLLMSGQLPTHEWVSAAESVVAMQHHLADLISARRSTPADDLLTTLIQTATAPNGQLDMARAVSYATAFVFAGHKTTTDLLGNALRLLLLHPEQLAALVRDPSLAAAAVEETLRRDCPVPGTARVANVDVKIGDVTIPKDARILVLLGSANHDESVFEDPSRFELGRAGSGEHLGFGRGVHFCLGAPLARLQGRVALSVLTQRLPGLRLADERPVKFWQVTMFRGPVSLEVAWDVKK encoded by the coding sequence ATGTCGCGTGTGTTTCCATTTTTTTCGCCGGAAGTGCAGCAGGACCCGTACCCGCTCTATGCGCAGGCCCGCGCCGAGGAGCCGATCTTCTTCTCCGAAGATCTGGGCATGTGGGTGGCCACCCGGCATGCGGATGTCACCGCGATCCTCCGCGACACGGACCGTTTCTCCTCGCGGCTCACCACCGTGAGCGTCAAGGAGCCGCCGCCCGAGGTCGTGGCCGTCATGCGAAGGGGGTTCCCGCGGACCGGCTCGATCATCCACCTCGACCCGCCGGAGCACACGTCGGTCCGGCGGAGCATGAACACCGCTTTCACCCCCCAGCGAATTGCCTCCCTGGAGGGCGCCATCACCTCGCTGGCGAACCAGCTCGTGGACTCTTTCGAGGCCACGGGTCGGACGGAGCTCATCGCGCGCTTCTGCGGCCCGCTGCCGGTGGCGGTCATCGGGGACATCCTGGGAGTATCGCGGGCCGACGTCGGCAAGTTCGGCCAATGGGCAGATGACGCAGCGCGCTTGCTCATGAGCGGTCAGCTGCCCACCCATGAATGGGTGAGCGCGGCCGAGAGCGTGGTGGCCATGCAGCACCATCTCGCGGATCTCATCTCCGCGCGCCGGAGCACGCCAGCCGACGACCTCCTCACCACGCTCATCCAGACGGCCACGGCTCCGAACGGTCAGCTCGACATGGCCAGGGCTGTCAGTTATGCGACCGCGTTCGTGTTTGCGGGCCACAAGACCACCACGGACCTCCTCGGCAATGCCCTGCGCCTCTTGCTCCTGCATCCCGAGCAGCTCGCGGCGCTCGTGCGCGATCCGTCCCTCGCCGCCGCCGCCGTGGAGGAAACCCTTCGCCGGGACTGCCCGGTTCCTGGGACCGCCCGTGTCGCCAATGTCGACGTGAAGATAGGAGACGTCACCATCCCCAAGGATGCGCGGATCCTCGTGCTCCTGGGTTCTGCCAATCACGATGAGAGCGTCTTCGAGGACCCCTCGAGGTTCGAGTTGGGGCGCGCCGGTTCGGGCGAGCACCTTGGGTTTGGCCGTGGTGTGCACTTCTGCCTCGGTGCCCCCCTTGCGCGCCTCCAGGGGCGCGTGGCGCTCTCCGTGCTCACGCAGCGCCTGCCAGGCCTCCGCCTCGCGGACGAACGACCGGTGAAGTTCTGGCAGGTCACCATGTTTCGGGGCCCCGTGTCCCTCGAGGTCGCCTGGGACGTCAAAAAATAG